One window of the Methanobacteriaceae archaeon genome contains the following:
- a CDS encoding 30S ribosomal protein S13, producing MEDDFKHMVRIARKDVNGNKTIVNAITDIKGVGKALSGAICTTMDFDPNQKIGYLSDKEVMRLEEAVRNPQNLNIPKWMLNRRNDYETGETTHLIESDLVMKLRDDLNRMKKIRSYKGRRHEVGLPVRGQRTKSTFRKGSSVGVRRRRRG from the coding sequence ATGGAAGATGATTTCAAACACATGGTCCGGATCGCCCGTAAAGACGTAAACGGGAACAAGACCATTGTCAACGCCATAACCGATATAAAGGGAGTGGGCAAGGCATTATCCGGTGCAATATGCACCACTATGGACTTTGATCCCAACCAGAAAATAGGATACCTATCTGATAAAGAAGTAATGCGCCTGGAAGAAGCAGTGCGTAACCCTCAAAACCTTAACATCCCTAAATGGATGCTGAACCGCAGGAATGATTATGAAACCGGTGAAACCACCCACCTCATAGAATCTGACCTAGTAATGAAACTAAGGGATGATCTCAACCGGATGAAGAAAATCCGAAGCTACAAAGGCCGAAGACACGAAGTGGGACTACCAGTAAGGGGTCAGAGAACCAAATCCACCTTCAGAAAAGGAAGTTCCGTGGGAGTTAGAAGGAGAAGAAGAGGATAA
- a CDS encoding 30S ribosomal protein S4 encodes MGHPRKARKKYDTPSHPWNADRIKQENKLVQKYGLKNKKEVWKAETMVKRYRRDARELLGTTSEHNSQERQQLLGHLTRHAILPENAKLEDVLNLTVEDVLRRRLQTVVHQKGLAYTAKEARVFVVHGHIALNNKKINSPSYLVKKGEEELIGYYPGSPVIKLKIPENPKKEKPKKEKPKRDNYRGRRNRR; translated from the coding sequence ATGGGACATCCAAGAAAGGCTAGGAAAAAATATGACACTCCCTCACACCCCTGGAATGCAGACCGCATAAAACAGGAAAACAAATTAGTACAAAAATACGGTTTGAAAAACAAGAAGGAAGTTTGGAAAGCCGAAACCATGGTTAAAAGGTACAGGAGAGATGCAAGGGAATTATTAGGAACCACCAGTGAGCACAACTCCCAGGAAAGACAGCAACTCCTGGGCCACCTGACAAGACATGCAATACTACCTGAAAACGCCAAACTGGAGGATGTATTAAACCTCACAGTGGAAGATGTTTTAAGACGCAGACTACAGACCGTGGTCCACCAAAAAGGACTGGCTTACACAGCCAAAGAAGCACGAGTATTTGTGGTTCACGGCCACATAGCCCTGAACAACAAAAAAATTAACTCTCCCAGTTACCTGGTGAAAAAAGGAGAAGAGGAACTCATTGGATACTATCCTGGTTCACCAGTTATAAAACTAAAAATCCCTGAAAATCCTAAGAAAGAGAAACCTAAGAAGGAAAAACCAAAAAGGGATAACTACCGAGGAAGGAGAAATAGAAGATAA
- a CDS encoding 30S ribosomal protein S11, which produces MAEKNKEKWGVANVYSSFNNTIITITDVTGAETISQWSGGKVVRADRQESSPFAAMEAATRAAEDVKEKGIVGLHIKVRAPGGNGPRSPGPGAQATIRALARAGIKIGKIEDVTPIPHDGTGRPGGKRGRRV; this is translated from the coding sequence ATGGCAGAAAAAAACAAAGAAAAATGGGGAGTAGCTAATGTATACTCATCCTTCAACAACACCATCATCACCATCACCGATGTCACCGGAGCAGAAACCATCAGCCAGTGGTCTGGTGGAAAAGTAGTTCGCGCCGACAGACAGGAATCATCACCATTTGCAGCAATGGAAGCAGCCACCAGAGCAGCAGAAGATGTGAAAGAAAAAGGAATCGTAGGACTGCACATCAAAGTAAGAGCACCTGGAGGAAACGGACCACGCTCACCAGGACCTGGAGCACAGGCCACTATCCGAGCACTGGCCCGAGCAGGGATTAAAATCGGAAAAATAGAAGATGTAACGCCCATCCCCCACGATGGTACCGGAAGACCTGGTGGTAAAAGGGGTAGAAGGGTATAA
- a CDS encoding DNA-directed RNA polymerase subunit D, whose protein sequence is MEIEIKNRDNNQLTFIIEGADVSLVNALRRISMVEVPTLAIETVEILKNDARIFDEALAHRLGLIPLATDTEALILPSECDCEDHCSRCSVSLILKGKGPKTLYSGDLESKDPSTKPVLDTIPIVKLKEGEEVELEAIAQLGVGEEHAKWQPTTTCAYKYYPQITVDMDKCEACLQCVEECPRSVLEFDEKKNQIKVVDLENCSLCRTCMKNCDSKAITVDVTEDKFIFRMETDGSLSPTEVLTQACDILKEKADKIIEFTN, encoded by the coding sequence ATGGAGATAGAAATTAAAAACAGGGACAACAACCAGCTCACCTTCATTATAGAAGGGGCAGATGTAAGTCTGGTTAATGCCCTGCGCCGGATCAGCATGGTGGAAGTACCCACCCTGGCCATTGAAACTGTGGAGATCTTAAAAAACGATGCCAGAATATTCGACGAAGCATTGGCTCATAGACTGGGACTGATACCCCTTGCCACTGACACTGAAGCACTAATACTTCCATCTGAATGTGACTGTGAAGACCACTGCTCTCGCTGCAGTGTATCCTTAATCCTTAAAGGTAAAGGACCTAAAACACTGTACTCAGGAGACCTGGAGTCAAAAGATCCCAGTACCAAACCGGTTTTAGATACAATCCCCATAGTAAAACTCAAAGAAGGCGAAGAAGTGGAACTGGAGGCAATAGCACAACTGGGAGTGGGAGAAGAACATGCCAAATGGCAACCCACCACCACCTGCGCCTACAAATACTACCCACAGATCACTGTGGATATGGATAAATGTGAAGCATGCCTCCAATGTGTGGAAGAATGTCCCAGATCAGTACTGGAATTTGACGAAAAAAAGAACCAGATAAAAGTAGTGGACCTGGAGAACTGTTCACTATGCCGCACCTGCATGAAAAACTGCGATAGCAAAGCCATCACGGTAGATGTTACAGAGGACAAATTTATATTCCGCATGGAAACTGACGGATCACTATCTCCCACCGAAGTACTGACACAAGCATGTGATATCCTGAAAGAAAAAGCTGATAAAATCATTGAATTTACTAATTAA
- a CDS encoding 50S ribosomal protein L18e, with the protein MKTNPQLNQLIKILKEKAYQEQTPLWKDLARRLEKPTRNQAEVNISRINRHTSEDEIVLVPGKVLGSGSLDHKVQVAALDFSKQAEEKIKSAGGKCLDINLLMEENPQGSRIRIIE; encoded by the coding sequence ATGAAAACTAACCCCCAACTTAACCAACTCATAAAGATTCTCAAAGAAAAAGCCTACCAGGAACAAACACCCCTCTGGAAAGACCTGGCACGCAGACTAGAAAAACCAACCCGAAACCAGGCAGAAGTTAACATATCCAGAATAAACAGACACACCAGTGAAGATGAAATAGTACTGGTACCTGGTAAGGTACTGGGAAGCGGATCACTGGACCACAAGGTTCAAGTAGCAGCACTTGACTTTTCCAAACAAGCAGAAGAGAAAATTAAAAGTGCCGGTGGCAAATGCCTGGATATCAACCTCTTAATGGAAGAAAACCCCCAGGGAAGCAGGATAAGAATAATTGAATAA
- a CDS encoding 50S ribosomal protein L13 — MIIDGEGLVLGRLASSVSKKLLSGEEVTVLNADKIIISGNKDWTYAKYKQRIDRASISNPRRMGPKYPRRPDDIFRRTVRGMIPYKKHKGREALKGLKVHVGIPSEFEKEEITALKEAQPKNVSKSVELGKISNLLGAKF, encoded by the coding sequence ATGATCATAGATGGAGAAGGACTCGTACTGGGAAGACTGGCCAGTTCAGTCAGTAAAAAGCTTCTATCCGGGGAAGAGGTCACAGTTTTAAATGCCGATAAGATCATCATATCCGGTAACAAGGACTGGACCTATGCCAAGTACAAACAAAGGATAGACCGAGCCAGCATATCCAACCCCCGCAGAATGGGACCGAAATACCCCCGCCGACCCGATGACATATTCAGAAGAACAGTTAGAGGAATGATACCCTACAAAAAACACAAAGGAAGAGAAGCCCTCAAAGGCTTAAAAGTTCATGTGGGAATTCCCTCAGAATTCGAAAAAGAAGAAATCACAGCTTTAAAAGAAGCTCAGCCTAAAAATGTCTCTAAATCAGTGGAACTTGGAAAAATATCCAACTTGCTGGGAGCCAAATTCTAG
- a CDS encoding 30S ribosomal protein S9, which yields MKKVIHTSGKRKTAIARGRFREGKGRVRINKKPVELYSPELARLKINETLTLAGDLVDQVDIDVKVIGGGVMGQAEAARMVIAKGLVQWTGDIELKEKFSQYDRTMLVGDPRRSEPKKYGGRGARARRQKSYR from the coding sequence ATGAAGAAGGTTATTCATACCAGTGGAAAAAGAAAAACCGCCATTGCCCGGGGCAGATTCAGAGAAGGAAAAGGTCGGGTGAGAATCAACAAAAAGCCTGTCGAATTATACAGCCCTGAACTGGCACGACTAAAAATTAACGAAACACTAACCCTGGCCGGAGATTTAGTAGACCAAGTGGATATAGATGTAAAAGTCATTGGTGGAGGAGTTATGGGACAGGCAGAAGCCGCCCGAATGGTAATAGCCAAAGGACTGGTCCAGTGGACTGGAGACATCGAACTTAAAGAAAAATTCAGTCAATACGACCGTACCATGCTGGTAGGAGACCCCCGCCGATCCGAACCAAAAAAATACGGTGGTCGTGGAGCTCGAGCCCGCAGGCAGAAGAGTTACCGATAA
- a CDS encoding DNA-directed RNA polymerase subunit N: MIPVRCLSCGKVISAYFEDYQKRTENGEDPKEVLDDLGITKYCCRRMFIAHVEVW, encoded by the coding sequence ATGATTCCTGTAAGATGTTTGTCATGTGGAAAGGTAATATCAGCTTACTTTGAAGATTACCAGAAAAGAACTGAAAATGGGGAGGACCCCAAGGAAGTGCTGGACGACCTGGGAATCACCAAATACTGTTGCCGGAGAATGTTCATAGCCCATGTAGAAGTATGGTAG
- a CDS encoding DNA-directed RNA polymerase subunit K produces the protein MASKKLTRFEKARIIGARALQISMGAKPRVDVTPDLDPIDIATMELQKKVLPLDVRPREMHKKAG, from the coding sequence ATGGCAAGTAAAAAATTAACCCGTTTTGAAAAGGCCAGAATAATAGGTGCCAGGGCATTACAAATTTCCATGGGAGCCAAACCAAGGGTGGATGTAACACCCGATCTGGACCCCATAGACATAGCAACCATGGAACTTCAAAAAAAGGTGCTCCCCCTAGATGTCCGACCTAGAGAAATGCATAAAAAAGCAGGATGA
- the eno gene encoding phosphopyruvate hydratase has protein sequence MDSVIEDIRVRKILDSRGNPTIEVDVITWSGFGRAAAPSGASTGSREVVSFPSGGVDGIIEEVEDIISAELIGMDAEDLQEIDLVLKEIDGTPNLSAIGGNTTVAVSMAVAKAAAASYNLPLYRFLGGNMPSEIPYPLGNMINGGAHAGRNAPDIQEFLILPVGAQNITQAVFTNTAVHRRIREKIVQKDALFTGGKGDEGGWAPNLTNQEALEIQATSCEEISDETGVRVKPCLDLAASEFWDPQKEKYIYHKEGVERDTGEQVDYVADIIDTFGMFFVEDPIREGDFQGFADLTKKVGKKCIICGDDIFVTNSTILSEGIEKGAANSIIIKPNQIGTLSDTYATVDLARTHGYIPVVSHRSGETTDETIAHLAVAWRCPIIKTGAVSGERIAKLNELIRIEEEMSNPQMANLTP, from the coding sequence ATGGATAGTGTTATTGAAGACATCCGGGTTAGGAAAATTTTAGATAGCAGAGGAAACCCCACCATAGAAGTGGATGTAATCACCTGGAGTGGATTCGGAAGAGCAGCTGCACCCAGTGGTGCCAGCACCGGATCTCGTGAAGTGGTATCATTCCCCTCAGGAGGGGTTGATGGTATTATAGAAGAAGTAGAGGACATAATCTCAGCAGAACTCATCGGAATGGACGCCGAAGACTTGCAGGAGATTGACCTGGTTTTAAAGGAGATAGATGGCACTCCCAACTTATCTGCCATAGGTGGAAACACCACTGTAGCTGTTTCCATGGCAGTGGCCAAAGCCGCAGCAGCATCCTACAATCTGCCACTTTACAGATTCTTAGGAGGTAACATGCCCTCTGAGATACCCTACCCACTGGGAAATATGATAAACGGAGGAGCACACGCAGGACGTAATGCACCCGACATTCAGGAGTTCTTAATTCTACCAGTTGGAGCCCAAAACATCACCCAAGCAGTGTTCACCAACACAGCAGTGCACCGCAGGATAAGGGAAAAAATAGTCCAAAAAGATGCCCTTTTCACAGGTGGTAAAGGAGATGAAGGGGGCTGGGCACCAAACCTCACCAACCAGGAAGCACTGGAAATCCAGGCCACTTCCTGTGAAGAAATCAGTGATGAAACCGGAGTCAGGGTAAAACCCTGCCTGGACCTGGCAGCCAGTGAATTCTGGGATCCTCAGAAAGAAAAATACATCTACCACAAAGAAGGGGTTGAAAGGGACACCGGGGAACAGGTAGACTACGTTGCAGATATCATAGACACCTTTGGCATGTTCTTTGTAGAAGACCCCATAAGGGAGGGAGACTTCCAAGGCTTCGCTGATTTAACTAAAAAAGTAGGGAAAAAATGCATCATCTGTGGGGATGACATTTTCGTAACCAACAGCACCATACTATCTGAAGGAATAGAAAAAGGTGCCGCAAACTCTATAATAATCAAACCCAACCAGATAGGCACACTCAGTGATACTTACGCCACTGTAGATTTGGCACGAACCCATGGCTACATTCCAGTGGTATCCCACCGTTCAGGTGAAACCACTGATGAGACCATCGCACATCTAGCAGTAGCCTGGAGATGTCCCATCATCAAAACAGGAGCAGTTAGCGGGGAAAGAATAGCAAAACTCAATGAACTCATCAGAATAGAAGAAGAAATGAGCAACCCACAAATGGCAAACCTCACACCTTAA
- a CDS encoding 4Fe-4S dicluster domain-containing protein: MVKITIDHDNCDGADCAECVDVCPMEVLILDGDKIVIQNKEDCSLCEVCMDVCPNEAVQVEEE, encoded by the coding sequence ATGGTAAAAATAACAATTGACCACGATAATTGCGACGGAGCAGACTGTGCTGAATGTGTGGATGTCTGCCCCATGGAAGTTCTAATATTAGACGGAGACAAAATCGTCATACAGAACAAGGAAGACTGCAGCTTATGTGAAGTCTGCATGGATGTCTGCCCCAACGAAGCAGTGCAGGTGGAAGAGGAATAA
- a CDS encoding 30S ribosomal protein S2 yields the protein MSELLIPLDKYLAAGLHIGTQQKTKDMERYIYRVRADGLYVLDVRKTNDRIISGAKFLAKFEPEDILAVSTRQYGQTPVRRFGEITGSQTIPGRFIPGTLTNPNYAKFIEPEVLMVTDPRSDSQAIIEAKQIGLPVVALCDTENLLGNVDIVIPVNNKGRKAIALVYWLMARQILRERQVIGPEDDLDVPPSEFELKI from the coding sequence TTGTCAGAACTATTAATTCCATTGGACAAATACTTAGCAGCAGGTTTACACATAGGCACACAACAAAAAACCAAGGACATGGAGCGTTACATTTACCGGGTGCGTGCAGACGGATTATACGTTTTAGATGTCAGGAAAACCAATGACCGAATAATATCCGGAGCAAAATTCCTGGCTAAATTCGAACCAGAAGACATACTGGCTGTGTCTACCCGTCAGTACGGTCAGACCCCAGTGCGCAGATTTGGAGAAATAACTGGATCACAAACCATCCCTGGAAGATTCATACCAGGTACCCTAACCAACCCCAACTACGCGAAATTCATAGAACCCGAAGTACTAATGGTAACTGATCCAAGAAGCGATTCACAAGCAATAATTGAAGCTAAGCAGATTGGATTACCAGTAGTTGCCCTCTGCGATACTGAAAACCTTCTGGGTAACGTGGACATTGTCATACCAGTTAACAACAAAGGAAGAAAAGCAATAGCCCTGGTATACTGGTTAATGGCCCGACAAATACTCAGGGAACGCCAAGTCATCGGACCTGAAGATGATCTGGATGTACCCCCATCAGAATTCGAACTCAAAATATAA
- the amrB gene encoding AmmeMemoRadiSam system protein B, with amino-acid sequence MIRRPAVAGMFYEADGNALKERIKWCYLHQIGPGMIPGEIGTKRSIRGLISPHAGYVYSGPVAAHSFFKLAADGMPETLVILCPNHTGMGSGLSTMTEMSWLTPLGEVEVDREFALALMDEYSLLDDDPSAHLQEHSCEVQLPFLQEISPDFKMVPISMMMQDMETSHELGLAIAQTSNDLGRDVVVIASTDFTHYQPHEVAQTHDTKVLEAIKEMDEELMVNQIRKYNVTMCGYGPVIATITASKTMGANEAKILKYATSGDTGGDYSSVVGYGSAVFQKS; translated from the coding sequence ATGATTAGAAGACCTGCTGTGGCAGGAATGTTCTATGAAGCAGATGGAAATGCATTGAAAGAGAGGATCAAATGGTGTTACCTGCACCAGATAGGGCCAGGTATGATCCCAGGAGAAATTGGCACTAAGAGGAGTATTAGGGGGCTGATATCTCCCCATGCAGGTTATGTCTATTCTGGACCAGTGGCAGCACATTCCTTTTTTAAGCTGGCAGCTGATGGTATGCCTGAAACACTGGTAATACTATGCCCCAACCACACAGGAATGGGATCAGGACTATCCACCATGACTGAAATGTCCTGGTTAACCCCACTGGGAGAAGTGGAAGTAGATAGGGAATTTGCACTCGCACTTATGGATGAATACTCCTTACTGGATGATGATCCTTCAGCCCATTTGCAAGAGCACAGCTGTGAGGTGCAGTTGCCCTTCCTGCAGGAAATCTCTCCAGATTTCAAGATGGTTCCTATTTCTATGATGATGCAGGATATGGAAACATCACATGAACTGGGACTGGCCATAGCCCAAACATCCAATGACTTGGGAAGGGATGTGGTGGTGATTGCCAGCACAGACTTCACCCATTACCAGCCTCATGAGGTTGCCCAGACCCATGATACCAAGGTTCTGGAGGCCATAAAAGAAATGGATGAAGAATTAATGGTAAATCAAATAAGAAAATACAATGTGACCATGTGTGGTTACGGACCAGTAATTGCCACCATAACTGCATCCAAGACCATGGGGGCAAATGAAGCCAAGATCCTAAAATATGCTACCAGCGGAGATACTGGAGGCGATTACAGTTCTGTGGTGGGATATGGATCTGCCGTGTTTCAGAAAAGTTAA
- the mvk gene encoding mevalonate kinase, translated as MTVRASAPGKAILFGEHSVVYGKPAIAVAVDRKAIVTIQEGTGEDIQVKIPELDVYGLIDIPTGKVTPKDENFSDVNPPYNAGILEYVQNALFSGFFKLDQGLDIDVHLDIPLGAGLGSSAAITVATIAAASSYTQQEVTLKQLARMAHQVELKVQGSASPLDTTISTFGGFSYFTHRKGAVRLETSMEMPLVVGYTSKPGNTGEMVEKVKKLRSHHPQIINPLLDSMETLTNQARDAIIQKEVDKVGELMNINQGLLDALGVNTKELSSMVYEARKAGALGSKITGAGGGGSIIAYCPGKTQEVLEKLKSVENAFPVTISSEGVTW; from the coding sequence ATGACAGTCAGGGCATCCGCACCAGGTAAGGCGATTCTTTTCGGAGAACACTCAGTGGTATACGGTAAGCCAGCCATTGCAGTGGCCGTTGACCGGAAAGCCATTGTAACCATCCAGGAAGGAACTGGGGAGGATATTCAGGTTAAAATTCCCGAGTTAGATGTTTATGGTTTAATAGATATTCCCACTGGTAAAGTAACTCCCAAAGATGAGAATTTTTCTGATGTAAATCCACCTTATAACGCAGGGATACTGGAATACGTTCAAAATGCTCTTTTTTCAGGTTTTTTTAAATTAGATCAGGGGCTGGACATAGATGTCCATCTGGATATTCCCCTTGGCGCAGGCTTGGGATCATCAGCAGCCATAACCGTTGCCACCATAGCAGCTGCTTCTAGCTACACTCAACAGGAGGTAACCCTAAAACAACTGGCCCGAATGGCTCACCAGGTAGAATTAAAAGTTCAAGGGTCAGCAAGTCCACTGGACACCACCATATCAACATTCGGAGGTTTCAGTTACTTCACCCATAGAAAAGGAGCAGTTAGACTGGAAACAAGCATGGAAATGCCATTAGTAGTGGGTTATACATCCAAACCGGGTAACACTGGTGAAATGGTAGAAAAGGTGAAAAAACTCCGCAGTCATCATCCCCAGATCATAAATCCTTTACTGGATTCCATGGAAACATTAACCAATCAAGCCCGGGATGCAATTATCCAGAAGGAAGTGGATAAGGTCGGGGAGTTAATGAACATCAACCAGGGTTTACTTGACGCTCTGGGTGTTAACACCAAAGAATTATCCAGCATGGTTTACGAAGCCCGTAAGGCAGGGGCCCTAGGTTCAAAAATAACCGGAGCCGGAGGAGGTGGCAGTATTATTGCCTACTGTCCTGGTAAAACACAGGAAGTGCTTGAAAAACTAAAATCTGTTGAAAATGCTTTTCCGGTTACAATATCCTCAGAAGGGGTGACATGGTAA
- a CDS encoding isopentenyl phosphate kinase family protein has product MIILKLGGSVITQKDRDKPTLNPENLERISQEISQSNVKQLIIVHGAGSFGHPYARKFQIGSEIKDRKEFHRKIKGFTLTQNSVSKLNHHVCNYLLKYEVPAIALPPSSFMVSENKRIKKAKIGMVKKYLKMGMVPVLHGDVLLDEDKSIQMAVVSGDQIITYLAENLKTDRIILGSDVDGIYNRDPKGHPEAQLLPLVKSLEDLEFLEGARTVDVTGGMAGKLTELLRLAEKGIESEIINASSPHLVESALRGEKVRGTIIRK; this is encoded by the coding sequence ATGATTATCCTTAAACTGGGTGGTAGTGTCATCACCCAAAAAGACAGAGATAAACCCACCCTGAACCCGGAAAATCTGGAACGCATATCCCAGGAAATATCACAGAGTAATGTAAAGCAGCTCATCATAGTCCATGGAGCAGGAAGCTTCGGACACCCCTATGCCCGTAAATTTCAAATTGGCTCAGAAATTAAAGATAGAAAAGAATTTCATCGTAAAATTAAAGGATTCACCCTAACCCAAAATTCTGTGTCTAAGCTCAACCACCATGTTTGTAACTATCTCCTGAAATATGAAGTACCTGCCATAGCTTTACCACCATCATCCTTCATGGTAAGTGAGAATAAGCGTATAAAAAAAGCTAAGATAGGTATGGTTAAAAAATACCTGAAAATGGGAATGGTACCAGTCTTACATGGTGATGTGTTACTTGATGAAGATAAATCAATCCAGATGGCAGTGGTATCCGGAGACCAGATCATCACCTACCTGGCAGAGAATCTAAAAACAGATAGGATTATCTTAGGTTCAGATGTGGATGGAATCTACAATCGCGACCCCAAAGGACATCCAGAAGCCCAACTACTCCCTCTTGTTAAATCCCTGGAAGACCTGGAGTTTTTAGAAGGAGCCCGCACAGTGGATGTTACGGGAGGAATGGCCGGGAAGTTAACTGAACTTTTACGACTGGCAGAAAAAGGCATAGAATCAGAGATAATCAATGCCAGTTCCCCTCATCTAGTAGAATCTGCCCTAAGGGGTGAAAAGGTCAGGGGAACTATCATAAGGAAGTAA
- a CDS encoding type 2 isopentenyl-diphosphate Delta-isomerase gives MISDRKLEHLLLCTHSDVEYHKKTGLEDVELVHKALPEVNKEEIDLSTFFLGKKMGAPIIITAITGGHPASVAVNEKLAGQAQKFNIGMGLGSQRAAVENSQLTYTYAVARETAPDAFLIGNIGAPQIELAQEAAEMMELDALAVHLNPLQEAIQPEGDVDSRGHLDNISKAVKAVEIPVIAKETGAGISGNDAKTLEKTGVSAIDVAGAGGTSWAAVETYRSQEKDMGKLYWDWGIPTAISTVEVTQSVKVPVISSGGIRNGLEAVKALALGADAVGMALPALKALYMGEGMLSKFFENFIDQMKVAMYLVGASSMEELKKTDIVIRGKTREWLTERGYDTKVYARRSSE, from the coding sequence ATGATTTCTGATAGAAAATTAGAGCATTTGCTATTATGTACCCATAGTGATGTGGAGTACCATAAAAAAACAGGATTGGAAGATGTGGAATTAGTTCACAAAGCACTTCCAGAAGTAAATAAGGAAGAAATAGATTTATCCACCTTTTTCCTGGGGAAAAAGATGGGGGCGCCCATTATAATAACAGCTATTACCGGGGGACACCCTGCATCAGTGGCAGTAAATGAAAAACTGGCAGGACAAGCCCAAAAATTCAACATAGGAATGGGTCTGGGGAGTCAGAGGGCAGCAGTTGAAAACTCACAATTAACATACACCTACGCCGTGGCTCGTGAAACAGCCCCTGATGCATTCCTCATAGGTAACATTGGAGCACCACAGATAGAACTCGCACAGGAAGCAGCAGAAATGATGGAACTAGACGCCCTGGCAGTTCACCTGAACCCATTACAGGAGGCAATCCAGCCTGAAGGTGATGTGGATTCACGAGGACATCTGGATAACATTTCAAAAGCAGTCAAAGCAGTGGAAATTCCTGTAATTGCCAAGGAAACCGGTGCAGGTATCAGTGGAAACGATGCGAAAACCCTGGAGAAAACTGGTGTCAGTGCCATAGATGTGGCTGGAGCAGGGGGAACAAGCTGGGCAGCAGTGGAAACCTACCGCTCCCAGGAAAAAGACATGGGAAAACTCTACTGGGACTGGGGCATACCCACAGCCATCAGCACCGTGGAAGTAACCCAATCAGTTAAAGTACCGGTAATATCCTCAGGAGGGATAAGAAATGGTCTGGAAGCTGTGAAAGCCCTGGCACTCGGCGCCGACGCAGTAGGCATGGCCTTACCCGCACTCAAAGCATTATACATGGGTGAGGGTATGCTTTCAAAATTCTTTGAAAACTTCATTGACCAGATGAAAGTGGCCATGTACCTGGTGGGTGCATCCAGCATGGAGGAACTAAAAAAAACAGACATAGTCATCAGGGGGAAAACAAGAGAATGGCTCACAGAAAGGGGTTATGACACTAAAGTTTACGCAAGGAGGTCATCTGAATGA